The Gemmatimonadota bacterium sequence AACGAACAGGCCAAATATCTGGCCACTCTGGAGATCAACGCCCTCATAGACGGTGCTCTGGAAGGAGGCGCCACTGACCCTATCGTGCTGGACGGACACGGCAGTGGTGGAATCAATATCGAACATATCCACCGTGAAGCCCGGGTGATATACGGCCGCCCCAGGGGCTCTGCGTGGGAGATGGGATTGACATTTGAGGCGCAATTTTTGTATGGCCATCACGCGATGGAGAACACCCCTGATGGTGTGCTGTGTCACAGCTGGAGTTCCCGAAGCATTGCCAACTGCTGGTTGAACGATGAACTGATCGGCGAAATTGGCTTCAACATAGCCCATGCCGGTGAGGTTGGCGTGCCCACGGTTTTCGTCAGCGGGGATCGGGCTGCTATAGATGAGGCTCGACGTTATGTTCCCGACATCGAAAGCGTTGTCGTGAAAGAGGGGCTCAGCCGCACGGCTGCCCTCTCCCTCTCCCCCACTAAAGCTCGGGATCTGCTCCGAGAAGGCGCTCGCAAAGCTATGGGGCGAATCGGAGAAATCCCACCTTATACAATCCCATCTCCGTATATATTCGCGACCGAATATCAGTCCGCTGATAGTGCCGAGGCCAGAGCTACCCGTGAAGACGTTGAGCGAGTAGATACCCGCACCGTCAAAATAACCGGCGATACCATCGCTGAAATTAGTGCAAAAAGAAGATAGTGAACGTTCGAATTTCAGAAAAAATTGAGATATTTGCCATGAAGCGTTACAAACTCTTGATTAGCGGCTGTGGAAGCGCTGGCCGTAATGTGGCTCAGGTAGTCGATGGACGTGGAGAAATTGTGGGTCTCGTCGATCCACAGCAGGCACAGTTGGACATGATGCATGAGCAATATCCGGATGCCTTGACTGGCCACGAGTACGCTCAACTCCTGCGAGAAACGCAGCCCGATATTGTAGTCGTGGCAGGACCGGATCACTTGCACGCCGACCAGACTGTCATGGCATTGGAGCAGGGCTGCCACGTCCTGGTGGAAAAACCGCTTGCTACCACAGTGGCAGATGCCCAACGCATCCTCGACGCAGAGGCAGAGAGTGGCCGGCATGTCATGACCGACCAAACCATGCGCTACCTGCATCCCTGGCACGAAATGGCACTGATGGCCCAATCCGGTGAGATTGGCGATGTTTTCTTTGTCCAGGGCGATTACATCCATGACATGTGGAGCCATTATTCACCTGAGGGTAAAAGTCACACACCCTGGCGCATTGATCAGCAAAATCCCCAGAATATCCTGCTGGGCGGCGGCTGCCACCCACTTGATCTGATTTTGTGGACCGTCGAATCCCCGGTTACGGAGGTCTATGCCTATAGCAATAAGCTCAGCATCCCGGTATTTCCAGATGATGACTGTTATATTGTGATCCTTCAATTTGAAAATGGCGTCACAGGCAAAGTCTTTGTGACAAGCGGCTGCTCCGGACATGGCATGGGCGAGGGAATGGGCGGTGGTTTTTTAGCCGTATATGGCACCGAAGGCACGTTGTGGAAAGGCCAACTCTTCCGCCGTGGCCATGAGCCAGTTCCAATCGAAGAATCATCTGCTCATGAAGTAATTGGTGGACACGGCTGGGGGCGCTCTGTGGTCGATTATCTAAATCTGCTCGATGGCAAAATCAGTAATCCGATCCCGGCTCGATGGGGTGCGCGCATAGTTTCTATCTGTGAGGCAGCACTGGATTCGATTCGCACGAAGCGCCCGCAATCCCCTCATTGGTTTGAATAGCCCGCAACCAAAGAATCCCGG is a genomic window containing:
- a CDS encoding Gfo/Idh/MocA family oxidoreductase, whose translation is MKRYKLLISGCGSAGRNVAQVVDGRGEIVGLVDPQQAQLDMMHEQYPDALTGHEYAQLLRETQPDIVVVAGPDHLHADQTVMALEQGCHVLVEKPLATTVADAQRILDAEAESGRHVMTDQTMRYLHPWHEMALMAQSGEIGDVFFVQGDYIHDMWSHYSPEGKSHTPWRIDQQNPQNILLGGGCHPLDLILWTVESPVTEVYAYSNKLSIPVFPDDDCYIVILQFENGVTGKVFVTSGCSGHGMGEGMGGGFLAVYGTEGTLWKGQLFRRGHEPVPIEESSAHEVIGGHGWGRSVVDYLNLLDGKISNPIPARWGARIVSICEAALDSIRTKRPQSPHWFE